A genomic window from Maylandia zebra isolate NMK-2024a linkage group LG20, Mzebra_GT3a, whole genome shotgun sequence includes:
- the atf7a gene encoding cyclic AMP-dependent transcription factor ATF-7a has protein sequence MGDDRPFVCSAPGCGQRFTNEDHLAVHKHKHEMTLKFGPARTDSVIIADQTPTPTRFLKNCEEVGLFNELASSFEQDDDEKRAKNSLPASNSVALDMSLQTPSEVKVKQEAPVEVDSSPPDSPDSTSGKSDSNREPLVKGKDTPPRNSAPTPTIVRPGSLPLHLGFDALQPTMPSPTSVITQAPPSNRTLGSPTSHYPMMMLPSGQAVPVLPGPVQMPSVINLARPMCMVPNIPGIPGPPLGGSSSGSNSPSGYSIHSEAKMRLKAALQSPSGQSMGIMAMGSSPMVPQKAEQSQLLVQQPDAPSPAQPQVSPAQPTGGRRRRTTDDDPDERRQRFLERNRAAASRCRQKRKLWVSSLEKKAEELSTLNVSLSNEVSLLRNEVAHLKQLLLAHKDCPVTTLQKKTAYLAADESMKDMSEPTGSPAPVIQHSSLAPSPSTGQNGLSSRAAAEAMAMSVLAGMGQQQRAESGPSHIIMAAQSQSAAR, from the exons ATGGGGGACGACCGACCTTTTGTGTGCAGTGCTCCTGGATGCGGACAG AGGTTTACCAACGAGGACCACTTGGcagtacacaaacacaaacatgagatGACGCTGAAATTCGGACCAGCCAGGACTGATTCGGTCATTATTGCAG ACCAGACACCTACTCCCACTCGTTTCCTAAAGAACTGCGAGGAGGTTGGCCTGTTCAATGAGCTGGCCAGTTCCTTTGAACAAGATGATGATGAGAAGAGGGCCAAGAACTCT CTCCCTGCTTCCAACTCAGTGGCTTTGGACATGAGCCTGCAGACACCATCAGAGGTGAAGGTGAAACAGGAGGCACCTGTAGAAGTCGACTCTTCACCCCCAGACAGCCCTGACTCCACATCTGGGAAGTCGGACAGCAACAGGGAGCCTCTAGTTAAAGGAAAG GACACACCACCCAGGAATTCAGCCCCTACCCCGACTATTGTGCGTCCAGGTTCCCTCCCACTACATTTGGGCTTTGATGCTCTGCAGCCCACCATGCCATCACCCACTTCCGTCATCACACAGGCTCCACCCTCAAATCGTACTTTGGG TTCACCGACGAGCCATTACCCTATGATGATGCTTCCCTCTGGTCAGGCAGTGCCTGTGCTGCCTGGTCCTGTTCAGATGCCTTCTGTCATTAAT CTGGCTCGACCCATGTGCATGGTACCCAACATTCCTGGGATCCCTGGTCCTCCTCTGggaggcagcagcagcggctcCAACTCCCCCTCTGGCTACAGCATCCACTCAGAGGCCAAGATG CGTCTGAAGGCTGCGCTGCAAAGCCCGTCAGGACAGAGTATGGGGATCATGGCCATGGGCAGCAGCCCCATGGTACCTCAGAAGGCAGAACAGAGTCAGCTGCTGGTCCAGCAGCCAGACGCACCATCACCTGCACAACCTCAG GTATCTCCAGCACAGCCTACAGGTGGGCGTCGACGGCGGACGACAGACGATGACCCCGACGAACGAAGGCAGCGTTTCCTCGAGAGGAACCGGGCGGCAGCATCCCGTTGCAGACAGAAACGCAAACTGTGGGTCAGCTCCCTAGAGAAGAAAGCCGAGGAGCTCAGCACTTTGAACGTCTCACTGTCG AATGAAGTGTCTCTGTTGCGTAATGAGGTGGCTCATTtaaagcagctgctgctggcccACAAGGACTGTCCTGTAACCACCTTACAAAAGAAGACTGCCTACTTAG cTGCAGACGAGAGCATGAAAGACATGTCAGAGCCTACAGGTTCCCCTGCCCCGGTGATTCAGCACAGCTCTTTGGCGCCTAGCCCTTCTACGGGGCAAAACGGCCTGAGCTCAAGGGCAGCAGCTGAGGCTATGGCCATGTCAGTGCTGGCAGGAATGGGCCAGCAGCAGAGAGCTGAGAGCGGACCCTCTCACATTATCATGGCTGCACAGTCTCAATCTGCTGCCAGATGA